A single region of the Accipiter gentilis chromosome 6, bAccGen1.1, whole genome shotgun sequence genome encodes:
- the LOC126039357 gene encoding intestinal-type alkaline phosphatase-like has product MPARHCPSSCSLHLFAPQVRPSPSNNKAGCQGRASSPAPWPLRCPAGCHAIGDVLNPSTPPARADPGPKSLPGSARVADTASGVGLLDLTMQLLAPLTLCLGLWAELSSAAIPAEEEKPSFWNKQAAAAIEASFKIQPRISQAKNLILFLGDGFGIPTITATRILKGQEQGKLGPETPLALDAFPYVALSKTYNVDRQVPDSAGTATAYLCGVKGNYQTVGLSAAARHSQCNTTAGNEVVSVLERARKAGKAVGIVTTTRVQHASPSGTYAHVVNRNWYADASMPADALQQGCKDIAWQLVHNVDINVILGGGRKYMTPVGTRDPEYPTYFSANGIRKDGNNLINMWLKARPGARYVWNRTEMLAAATDPSVNYLMGLFEPADLKYNLVRNTTLDPSLTEMMEVAITILSRNPNGFYLFVEGGRIDHGHHDGAAHKALTEAVEFDRAIERAGILTDEAQTLTVVTADHSHVFSFGGYTLRGSSIFGLAPSKAADNKNYTSILYGNGPGYPGANRNDVDDDTARQYNYLQQAAVPLSSETHGGEDVAILAKGPMAHLFHGVQEQTYVAHAMAYAACLEPYVACYQRASAPSTHATALALLLPTLLLPLFH; this is encoded by the exons ATGCCTGCCAGGCACTGCCCATCCTCTTGCAGCCTACATCTGTTTGCACCCCAAGTCCGTCCATCCCCCAGCAACAATAAGGCGGGGTGTCAAGGACGTGCCAGCAGCCCAGCCCCATGGCCTTTGCGCTGCCCGGCAGGGTGCCACGCTATCGGAGATGTGCTGAACCCCTCCACTCCCCCTGCAAGGGCTGATCCTGGTCCAAAGTCCCTCCCTGGATCTGCTAGAGTTGCAGACACTGCCAGCGGCGTTGGGCTACTGGATCTCACCATGCAGCTCCTGGCACCCCTCACCCTCTGCCTGGGCCTCTGGGCAGAGCTCAGCAGTGCTGCCATCCCAg CGGAGGAGGAGAAGCCGTCCTTCTGGAATAAACAGGCGGCCGCAGCCATCGAGGCGTCCTTCAAGATCCAGCCCAGGATAAGCCAAGCCAAAAACCTCATCCTCTTCCTCGGGGACG GATTCGGGATCCCCACCATAACGGCCACCCGCATCCTaaaggggcaggagcaggggaagcTGGGCCCTGAGACCCCCCTTGCCCTGGATGCTTTTCCCTACGTGGCTCTCTCCAAG ACGTACAACGTGGACCGGCAGGTCCCTGACAGTGCGGGGACAGCCACAGCCTACCTCTGCGGGGTGAAGGGCAACTACCAGACAGTGGGACTGAGCGCGGCCGCCCGCCACTCACAGTGCAACACCACGGCGGGCAACGAGGTGGTCTCCGTGCTGGAGCGAGCTCGCAAAGCCG GGAAGGCAGTGGGCATCGTGACAACGACGCGGGTGCAGCATGCATCGCCCTCGGGAACCTATGCCCACGTGGTGAACCGCAACTGGTACGCGGATGCCAGCATGCCTGCGGATGCCCTACAGCAGGGCTGCAAGGACATCGCCTGGCAGCTGGTCCACAATGTCGACATCAAC GTGATCCTGGGGGGTGGTCGGAAATACATGACTCCCGTGGGGACGAGGGACCCTGAGTATCCCACCTACTTCTCGGCGAACGGGATCCGCAAGGATGGGAATAACCTCATCAACATGTGGCTGAAGGCACGGCCG GGTGCCCGCTATGTCTGGAACAGGACAGAGATGCTGGCTGCCGCCACTGACCCCAGCGTGAATTATTTGATGG GTCTCTTCGAACCCGCGGATTTGAAGTACAACCTGGTACGTAACACCACCCTGGACCCATCGCTCACCGAGATGATGGAAGTGGCCATCACCATCCTGAGCAGGAACCCCAACGGCTTCTACCTCTTTGTGGA AGGCGGCAGGATCGACCACGGCCACCACGACGGTGCAGCCCATAAGGCGCTGACGGAGGCAGTGGAGTTCGACCGGGCCATCGAGCGGGCGGGCATCCTGACAGACGAGGCACAGACCCTCACTGTTGTTACCGCCGACCACTCGCACGTCTTCTCCTTCGGTGGCTACACGCTGCGCGGCTCCTCCATCTTTG GTCTGGCCCCCAGCAAAGCCGCTGATAACAAGAACTACACATCCATCCTCTACGGGAACGGGCCGGGCTACCCAGGCGCCAACCGGAACGATGTGGACGATGACACTGCCA GGCAGTACAACTACTTGCAGCAGGCGGCCGTGCCCCTCTCATCAGAGACCCACGGTGGCGAGGACGTGGCCATCCTGGCCAAGGGCCCCATGGCCCACCTCTTCCATGGGGTGCAGGAGCAGACCTACGTGGCCCACGCCATGGCCTACGCCGCCTGCCTCGAGCCCTATGTTGCCTGCTACCAGAGGgcctctgcccccagcacccatgcCACGGCcctggccctgctcctgcccaccctcctcctgcccctcttcCACTGA